In Brachypodium distachyon strain Bd21 chromosome 5, Brachypodium_distachyon_v3.0, whole genome shotgun sequence, the genomic window AATTTGTAAAACAGGCATTTTCCCGAGATATTAGCAGGTTGCTAAAATCCTTTTCAAATTTAACATATCTGGTCTCTCCCAATATCGTACCGTTCTACTGAATTCATAAATCGTATATCTGTTTTGCTTCTATAACCTGTTCTGTGTGCACAGTTATGACATTCTTGACTAGAATGCTGCACCTTCTGCGTCTGAATGTAAACTTACACACATTTTACATTTATAGATATTTGTAACATCCTAGTTGTCCATTCAGATTCTATGATTTTGGATAACAACCCCTGCCCAGGCTCTGGATTCTGGTAGGCATGACACTCTTAGTTTTATGAAATTTTATACTCAAGCATTCAGGGTCCACCTGGGTTTAAattataaatataaattatgtaAAGTTTCCATTTCCCTTGCGCATTTGTagatttaattttcttttatatTAAGAAATGGCTAGCGGATTTTTTAGATAATTTCTGTTACCATTTGATAAGTTCCTTTTATAGTAATATGAGGTATAGTATTCAGGTGTCACCAAAAGCATGTGGACATACACAAGGACGGAAAGTTGTCTCGAGAGAGGAGGCAATTATGCATATAAAAGCCGCGGTAGATGCCAGGAAGGAGAGTGGCTCTGATATTGTTATTGTGGCAAGGACTGATTCTCGTCAAGCTTTGTCTCTTGATGAAGCATTATGGAGAGCACGTGCTTTTGCTGATGCTGGAGCAGATGTTCTATTTATTGATGCCCTCGTTTCAAGGGAAGAAATGAAGGCGTTTTGTGCAGTTTCACCTGGACTTCCCAAAATGGTTAGATGTACTATATGCAGTAGTGTTTATCCAGATTAGTTCTAATTGACACTAAAGAGTTATGTCCTCACCATATTCTGTATTCTTTCTGCAGGCCAACATGTTAGAAGGTGGTGGAAAAACTCCTATATTGAGCCCTGTTGAACTTGAAGAAACTGGTTACAAACTTGTAGCCTACCCATTATCTCTAATAGGGGTATCAATGCGTGCAATGGAGGTTTGTTATACTTGCACGCTTtaaatgcatgtgtttctaTGCTGATTTTAGAGAGATGAGATGCAGAGCTTTTAAAAACTagctcatgttttttttctgtcacTAACAAGGCTAGTTGTGTGTCAAGGGATCTTGCACATGgattttcagtagaagttTTCAGCAAAGATCGAGAAATTATGCGCACACAACATATGTAGGACTATAGATAGTCATAAACTGTGTGTGTGAACTGGTAGTCACTGTATGGTTGTTCAATTTCGTGCCGCTTTATGTGGGTTTGATCTTACATGTATGCGAACGGGTAGTAATTGTCTAGTTCTTCAATTTGGTGTCACATGCGATCCATTTCCTCTGTCAATCATTAACTGTATAAGAAACTCCGATCTGCAGGATGCTCTTGTTGCTATAAAAGGTGGTCGTATACCTCCTCCAGGCAGTTTGCCATCATTTGAGGAGATCAAGGATACACTAGGGTTTAATCACTATtatgaagaagaaaagcaatACATTGTGACACCAGCTCAATCATCCTACAGGAGTGGTGAGCATGTTCTCTTGTAGACTATGTTGAATATGAATGTTTTTTCTTATCCCACACTCCACGATTATAGGTTATTATGACTATACAAGTGAAGCAGGCAGTTCAGGAGACACCAAGTCCAGGACTGAAAAATCACAAGAACCTATTATTGATATACTGCCTCAGCTATATGATCTGGGTTCCTCTGGAGGCAGAGACCGTTCAAGTGGGATGTGGTCTCGCACACTTCGATTAAAGATTACAGGAAGAGATGGAATCCAGAAAATTGATGCCAGGATACCTGTAAGAACCCATCGCCAAGTCTAATTTCATTTCCTTGACACTAAACTCAAGTGAACATCTTGATGCTGGGTCATGCCCATTTTAATAGTTTCTTAATATTATTATCTGTACATGTGTGCTATAATTGAGTAATTCTCATATTGATTAAAAGTTGTTTTTCCTTCTATTCCTGCTTTCTCTGCAACAGGCCGGATTCTTGGAAGGGATGACAAATGTTATTCC contains:
- the LOC100828754 gene encoding uncharacterized protein LOC100828754, coding for MACYAALLHQQPAASLSPLTSRRAGSCRVPPPPLLQSRAPPSSARARISPRCSYTAAGGSAGAGEPSAAALRRVLETPGAHQAPACYDALSARLIERAGFRVCFTSGFSISAARLGLPDVGLISYGEVIDQGRLIAEAVSIPVIGDADNGYGNCMNVKRTVKGFINAGFAGIILEDQVSPKACGHTQGRKVVSREEAIMHIKAAVDARKESGSDIVIVARTDSRQALSLDEALWRARAFADAGADVLFIDALVSREEMKAFCAVSPGLPKMANMLEGGGKTPILSPVELEETGYKLVAYPLSLIGVSMRAMEDALVAIKGGRIPPPGSLPSFEEIKDTLGFNHYYEEEKQYIVTPAQSSYRSGYYDYTSEAGSSGDTKSRTEKSQEPIIDILPQLYDLGSSGGRDRSSGMWSRTLRLKITGRDGIQKIDARIPAGFLEGMTNVIPGLAGANILERLRDAPIDSDNPQNGQILLDFEDGMGDRIQVFIA